The following is a genomic window from Aphis gossypii isolate Hap1 chromosome X, ASM2018417v2, whole genome shotgun sequence.
tattaatatttttttttctctatattatattattttaattgaatattataataaggttGGAAAATAGTcggaaaattgtattttcaaatttaaattatagagcTTCTTTTCTATTGTACTTTTgcgaactttaaaaataattttgaatcccTTGGTtccattaacaaattattacctGAACGTTCAAATTAATGgttaccaataaaaatattgataatttataatgcaagGTCATTGGTTAGCTTTCAATTATCCCTTCGCGACTTCGCCACACAattgcttttaaatttttattttttgcgtGTGTTAAACAAagtcataaaatcataacttCTTATCGATACACTTTGTATCCAttattaatgacaataatttttatcctaCGAAAAAGTTTATAAACCGATTATAGGGATTATTGGTGTACTGTACTCATTTCGTTACATCAGCAttgtttctattaaaattttaagtttttacttcaatttttataaattaaatttctaattcaaatttgttttatacattttatctgtgttatttataagactgcaatcaatatattaattttattattgagattctcactaaaatgttaaaattgtatagttgtTAATAAAGTATTGTAGCTTTTGGTAGTATAAGTATGATAGTTTATCTATTAAAACACGTctgctattaaataataatttgtttgttttaaatagtatgATATGATAGCAAATTAGAATGTGAATGAAGCGATGTATTTTTCAATGGCCATTGATTACatattaccatttattataaataataatcaacgatatgactatattaatacgaactatttttattttgacctgctaatttatattgactattgcgattattgttctatatttttacgaaaaatttCTTTCTTTTCTTGAATTGAAAGAATCCTAAATTGTCatgtgcataaaatataataaaaatatatttttgttaaatataatatgagatcAAAATTATGggatataaaaagtataaaacaatgaattttATGAATAGTTTGGTTAaagacttaatattttttttctcatactcaaatgtttgaaaataatacaaaagtgTACCATTGTTATTTGTTCATTTGTACGTCCtactctttattttttttttttataattgatatttagtACATACTATACTACTacgttataatatcttatccTCGCAGAAAATgtagaacaataaaattacttcaTTAGATTTACATTTGTTTAACAAAAATCTCAACACTCaactatgaattatatatttagctaTATAGTAGaggtactataattttatatgactaAAATCTAAacgatgttatattatactaaaattcatgttattaatctaaataaattctaataaattgtataaaattattaattaataaagaaagtaaaatttaattgaaaaatgtcttCATTAGAATGACAATAacgaattgtttttaattttaattttggaatGCAATTTAGTTTAGCTAAATActcttagataaaataaattatattacataatatgacgtatttaattgatgaaaaaaaaaaataactaaaaattgatGAGGTGCTACttgtaaaatttgtttgttacACCTACGTAAGTAGGCACTGTATCATATAGAATTTATTCTTAGGGCTACGCGCcctatatgtttcttaataattatagttattcaatactaaaaaaaattgtctattgAAATCGATCCTTAAagatgaagtatatttttaaaagataatgaccaaaaaaagtttggccacccctgctGTAAGTGTATTgtcttataagttatgaataatagttaggttacctatataataatattagtatgatATCTATAAACTAcctattaattgaattaatgttAGGTATTAGAGTAATTCCTAAAATGTCTCTAATTTCATACTCTacattagtcattactcattagtaattaatgtaattcgAATACAAACGGTTTGGtatgtatcataattaataaataatactggcTCTTTTTCTGTTGTCATTAAATTTTCGTGTAGTTCTCTACTCAActgtaatgttttattttttagtgttgTACTGCAGACGATTTTAAGTCATGCGTCACTCTTGAATTTTCGATAAGTTTTCTCCtagtaatattaatcttatattgattaaatattttaaataataaataaaacgttattataatgattatttctcAAACATTCACTGTGAATGTCAATGAATGTCGACCAACAACTAACgacgtataattataaaaataataacatgaaatGTTATATTGATTACAAGAAATCtaagattaattaaattttttatatatacatatataagtaaaatatttcgtcttatcataattttatcaataataattattctttatttatttaggacaTATTGACAcagataatgtatacatttttgtgtcGTTgctctttattataataattagagataagtaaacattttcaaactaaATAATGCTAATCGTTGATGTAGTCATGACTCATTACATTTTGTCATTTTGATATTAGATTTTTGCGTAAAATTacgaataattgaattataatactatattattttcttcgttattataagtataaaaaacgaaaacagCATGAAATCATGTTTTACACCATCGGATCATATTgacaaaatgaaaatgaaaatgatatgATACTTGTAGATTATGTTACGGACTGTGGAGATATACGTACCGTCATTATAGTACatatagtacaaaaaaaaaaagatatacgtaggtatgttacttaaaaaaaaaaagaagaaaatctGTTGTTCAGCCAATGACCATTCTTCcgaatagttaataataaagttggttcaaaataatatttggcgtacacactatattattaatatgttggaCGCCTTTCGATTCCCTAAATGCTACGTGAGGTATGATCGAAATGCAACACAATAGACCGGACGGTGTGAGGTCAAAGTTTTTGATTTGGGTGCAAAATGATATTGTATAGGAAtcaaacactataatatataatcgttATGGGACAATCGGGTTTACAATGAATTTTTGGTAAAACGTGTGTGTTGACCGAACACCCGTTGGTAATTGCGACTGCGCATTATTTTCTATGTAAGTGTACCTACCGGCTATTGTATTCACGACGGTCAACAACTGTAATGATATAAACGTTCTATAAGGCGTAGGTACACAAAACCGTTTTTGTCCCTTTGGAATTCGGATCGCAATTCTTGACAAAAGGACAAACCTGCatctatatgtatatctatatatgtgCCACTACCGATTTATCATCAATTTAATCAAACCCTTCACCGTTCAACCACCCCTACGGCGGTCGTCAAAACCACACATTTGCCTTTTATAACCGCACATTTTACATAGTTTAATACCGCATACATTTATTCTAATGTTAAAAAGGGAAATTTCAAAGGTCGATAGTACATACCCGCACACATttgattgataattaaaaattaaacatatacctaattttattgttaaaaaaaaaattaatttagtatattaattaaaaataattttactgaatataattaaatttaaatacattgatatcctaatgtttttaaataatcaattaaattaaaagatgaAAATGCCCGGCTTCAATAGTAATTAAAGGATATTATACTTCTTTAGCAGCAATGCGAGcttcaagtttaaaatttaatagtaagaGAGAAAGCTGGAATACCTTATTggcataatttaaacatattaaatcttttaatgtttccatatatttttaaacatttctgtTGTTATCGATGGtaagaaacaaaaaacaaattaattaaaaacgtaatttttcttacaatttacaaataccGTGAATGATGTATAGTTGGTAAAAATGTTTCGGACAATAAGTGAAAGTTACGTCTgccaaaataaattcaactttGTTACATACAAATTGGAGGTTTGTTTTACACGTCACTACAATTATTTGAGCCGACTCGTTTACAAACACAAATTTTTCACCATTATTTAGTGTGATGTCCGATTCTAATATCTTATTAAGAGCATCTAATAGAGACACAGGGGCCAGGGGGTAGAAGTTTTCGTCTTTCACAATTCATAGACTGTCTCATAgcactaatatattatctacattcACTGAAGACATACATACGAGTAATACcttccttataatttttaatgattttttgtatggttataattattgtgaattaCGTTTAATGGCACAtcgaatttcttttaaatctgaatcgattttattgtttttgtggttgtgttcatttttattccgtttaataaatacatttacatttgcATTTGTCGTCACCGTAACGCTAACCTAGCCCTTTTAAATATGCCGCCCCCACcccgagaaaaaaaatgtaagtagtaaatatttatatgattttttttcattgcttACAAAATTTGCCGCCCTAGGCGTAAATACGGCCCTAGTGTAATCccgtaagttttatttttatgattttgtgatgttgattataatttataattaatgtgatTAATTGGTATGCGATATCTCTGTACTGATGAcatcataatttgtataatttttagaaatttatattttgtcctATACTTTTACATGTATTTATGTGTGACTGGCATTACCCCGCTATatgggtaaaaaaaaaatatattaggtacacttaactctaaaattttgaaacttaTACACATAGTAACCTGATAATTCTAATGAAagtattagaaaaatttttgaatttttagtaCTAGAGATACAAGAATTTCCGCTTAGGTGGCCGCCATTTTCCCATCCTCCCCTACTACTAAATTGGACTAGGTATGtcattttagatataaaaatatatatttttttattgatatatattttaatgacgcCCTCTCCTAGAGTCGACGCGACGTAAGTCGGCGAGTATTACAATCAGGCGCGGAACCAGAGAGTAGGTCGGGTGGGCCCGGGCCCGcactcaaaatttttaaaaacaataattttaattttgaatactggcattttttattttaaaatttttattacaagttttagaacctattatatatattatatatttagtaatcgCGCATGGAGagtaacaaaacaatatttatattctacgcattcaatcataattttactgtatCATCTTTTGTGGTTAAATTTACGGGCCCACccaaaaatatgtacctattactgGATCCGCGCctgattataatatcgtgtttttttaatatatgtagatacctattattgttgtgGGTACACGCGTTTCGGTAGTTCGTTGTTTACCGTGTCAGTGTGTTATTGATAGATACatgtgtattgtaatattattgttatttcgtCATAACAATAACCGTATACGGCATCACAATAATGGAACACACAAACGCATTTCAAACGGTCTCGGCCAttgataagaatataaaaacgaaCACCGTGTGGAGTGAGGACACCGAAACGATAACCCCCGGTGGCACCCCGCCTGAACTCTGACGCTAACTTCCAGTTTTCGCCTTTACTCGGGTGTAATCAGCTGCTGCCCGCCGTAGtagtatattgtagtatataatataatattcactatCGAGCGATTCCGCGCGCCGTTCAGTACTATTCCCGATTCCGGCGTGCGCCGCCCTCCGCGCACCGTTCCCGTTATTGCCAATAACGTACGATTCGTTTTTTTCGGTTACCGCTCGTCAGTTTTAAATTCTCCGTCGGTACTCACCGTACGACACATAATCGTGTATCGTAATTCACACGTACACTTACGATTTTGTCGTTTCGGTGCTCGTCCCCCCACGttgtatggttttttttttttatatatattatattattttataatagtataatatatttaaataaataataatatacttattacacaTTGTACGTAAAAATGGGCTGCGTATCCAGCAAGAGAAAAACTGGTTCGAATTCGCTCAAGTTCAAAGTGAGTAATGCGCTgcggtttattataaattataataatttataataaatatttttatttatttatttattttttttttttaatgatatttttatgaaaactaaTATGACTTCGTACGAAAATAACTTACAGGTCACGAACGTAGATTACAGTGgtaatgaaataaatcatGGCCAAATCGAAATCACTGACAGCGATTTGTTAATGCATTATGCGAGTGAAAAATCGACTATTTCGTGTGCACTGAGCACGATCCGACGCTATGGATATGAAGATTGTATGTTCTGCTTCGAAGCTGGCCGCTCGTTTCCCTATGGCGAAGGGATATTTGCATTTAGAAGTAACGATGCAGAAAATATCTTCAAAACTATCAAAGGGAAATTGCAGGTATCATTGatcattattagtattttttaataaaaaacaataatttttttattttctaagatTCTTATATGTTTTAGAACTAGactattttgtacattttaaaataatgaaattgtgAAACAGATGTACACCTTCACTatccaaacattttaaagGGTCTCACCAATTTACTTAGACATTTACAATActcatataacataaattaattgagaatacaaaatttaaaattaaattagtgaaaataaattattcctatttaactacaaaaattcaaattattcttggtttacattaaattatgtactatattatattagctcTAAAATAGGCACTAAGTaggtaaaaaaagtattaagtataaatataataaagttatggtacaagaatttttttaataatcatataaattttgtttaatataaacatgggatgtatttttctcaattttcTACTTGGAAGTAttgtcaaacaaaaaaaattgtttagttattataaggGTTTAGAGCTtactatatttacaaatttattcataaaacacatttaaaatttgacattaaataaaataattttatgattactaATTAGGTATGCTTTAGATTTAAGATtgtttattttggaaatttttgttttaaggtGCCTTCTGCttgtataattttgtcaataatatttctgtCCCATAGaatcaactaaatttaattattgtttttagttaaCAGAAAGAAATATTCTATAGctctttttttcaatattttaatcacaatCTTATAATATGTCTGTATAAAAccacttaataaatatgagtAGTAAATTAgtggaaaattattattattaacgggtggcaactaaaaattaaaatataacttttaaattttgtaaaatcagTAATTGGTCATCTAATTGACATCAAACCATACATACATTACTTGtatatttgtcaaaaaaaaaatacatttgtaatttatacatattatacgagtatgataataaaatatctttgatTTAGTGTAGGCCAGTTTATTATCTGTTTGATTAAATGTTGACTATCATACTACTTTTGCATTGTGTGTCTATAAAAGTTCATTAACATTAGACAAATCGATAATTTGCATACCTTTTGATACCATTTGAGgagtaaaatattgatagagtttatacttttatcttgttatttacatgattaaaattaaatctatcatattagatatttaaatgttaattgtaattcatcatcataaattgtatgatGCATTGTGTATACTTAAACGTCTAAAGCAATTATATAAAGTAGCAACcactatttacaaataatttatgtacctatgacAAATATAATTCACAATTGTCAAAATATACCATAACACcaattgacaattattattttttctacttcttataaaaaatatttagttaacagtaataatttttgattaaagaaacatttttattttagattttaaatgacAAGAATATAGCTAAAGAGAGGGCTTCtgaaggttttttttatgctaGTCAATTGCGCACCAACAGAAATGAACATGAAGATGTTTATGATCAAGTTAGATTTAGTGGAATAAGAAGCTTCAATAGATCAAATAAGAAGGAGGAATCTCCATACCTTGAGTTGGGTTCTATCAAACCATGTCCTACAtatgcaaatattatactgaaacccattgaaaataatgaagaatTGGTCTACAGTGGTAATTCTTATGTGACTCCTAAAGAAGAAGTTACATATACTGAAGTTGAAATTGCTGTTTGCAAGACTAAAAAGAAGAAGGAGTTGCCAGTTCCCTCTAAGACGGAAATTCCAGAGTATACAGTTATTGATTTTGAACGTACAAGACACTTCAATAACAGAGGTTTGTGTTCTCCTAATTCAGGTGGTCGTACTTATAGAACTAGACATGATGTTGGAGCGGTTACTCCTCCTTAATATTATCAGAAACTATTACACTTGCTTGCCTACATgaagtttttaatactataattgaaCCCCGAAATCAGCCTATTAAAGATAACGCTATCTTTGTCAAtcattgacaatttttttattaattaaatattgtttatttaaattaatttttatttcattatgttttaaatttttacgatccgattattaaattttatttgtagaaaagatgctttcaaattttagattataaatttatattcctGTTATAAAAATCAAGATCTGCTATTTGCGTAATGCTTTTTTAATCTGTTTTTTCAGTTTTggctaattttaattttaatatataaaaacattttcctataataatcataacttttaattttatatgtttcaaaatgtaatttacatgtatatcatatatacatataaaataccataacCACCATCAATGGCAGTGAAAATAGGGAACCATTACATGTCAGTAGGTGTGTGGGtatcttaataatttcttatgtACTTTGATGAATTTGAGTTGTGGGTTATGGTGTGGAAAGGAGGTGCCCTCCTACATTAACAAGAAAACaactaaataatcaatttataaacaaaatagtttaGACTATTACTTTAGTGGCTTTACTGACCACTATACATTCCAAATATTTGTgatgttttttatatcattattttataagcacaaataatttactaaaaatgtactgaatcacaaatttttaaaataggtttgtgataaattgtctaaaaaaatatgtatggttcattttaattatttgatatgataatattatgttgtgttttattatttaaaatagatatattattgcatttaattttttaatatattttgtttatattctattaaggTAGTTATTACTTTAGAAGTAAAATTGTACTGATCAATAGGTACTGATTGTACCTATCAAACACTCATtagtaattacaaataaatataaaatatattttaagaaaaaatataatgaattacaagttataattacatttatttttcagtaaatttataactactaacaaaaaaaaaatattgtataacatatatatacttcTGTAATCACTCGTATAGCACTTAACTGTAAGTCTGTACATTAAGTTatgaagatattaaaaaaataaaaaaattgtgtgccaaaaattattaatgtataagcaataacattacataatatattatattatatatgcattctttatatttagttataagaagttaatatttattaataattactactttttattaaatgttaagatCATTGTCAgctataaaaaatctaaatgaaAATCTACAAATTAATTGACTATAGTATGCAAGTAATAATGTGTCAACAACTGatgtctaataaatattttgttaattaaaagtacctattttaagttttatgaattaaaatttcttcAATACTTAGGGatcaaataatagtaaacagAACTTATCAATGAATACCTACTGAATCTCACCACTTAGAAATCTACTGAAAGTAgacatatatttgtattttgttcgtacaaataatttttacaatttaaacagaTAATTACCAAATcgctataggtattatagcgtatcatattatgtttggtATTATCCGATGAGCTGTGAACGGATTATGCGgcctataaattgtaattcaaccgtttatactaatttgttttgaatCGTAGATGTGggaaattataaaagatgaaattgtatattagtTGTGTGtacgatgtataatattgaaacgtTGACAGGATGTGATGTGGGACGGAATCAGAATGtagaatttttagattttttgccTATCGATTGCCAATCGGACCCGCAAAACAGAAATACTACGATAGCTACGATACGTCGTTCGTCAAGCGTATTCGGTTTGATTTggacttataaataataattcccaTATATATTAACCCAGAACATGGTATCGCGTAATTTATTGTCCATCACACACTACTTCTACCGTGGATTTTAATTCAAGAACATAATCTGTGTTTGTAAGTAGTTGGTTGTTTTACGATGTACCAATTAACGTACGTGCACGGGAAAAACTTTTTCTCCCGCCTTGGGCTGAACACGAATTTACGACGTAGCTTGTCGGTCGGAGAGACGGCTCCGTatagaagataatattattatggtgcgCTGACGTCATGTTTTCTCTAATTTGTGAATACGAGTATAAAGactttagttataatattatcgtagaCTGCAGAGACGGAATACAGAacgatattattgatattcaaTATTCTGCGATTCTATAATCAAACATTATAGAGTTtggaattatgtttaaatattacgctttatttagattattaaatctatttgcGTAGACGTCTACGCGTATGtacattgataattattattaatattaaactcgcAAGCGGTCGTTGTGTAtacgaatcatattatataagctaaTACAACACTGTACCTCGTTATATCGTTAGGGTATCTCCTttgatcataattattatcatacaatattataagggTACATCTCTTCTGTTTTCTCAatgttagtttattaaatgGAATATCGATCAGACGGTTCTATGCGGGTGTCAGTGAGAACTACCGTGTACCGCTATAGTCAGAGCCGACGAAAACTTTTGCTGGTCTCGGAGTTGATTGAGTCCTGGCCCCTTTTACTTACACTTCAGTCGCCAGGAGATTCTACCTCttttatatacttgtaaaCGATTTAGTTGTTTAGtgtacaatacaaatattcgagttttgtaataatatgtaaacgtCAAAAACTTAGtacctattttgtttttgtttaagtgTCTTCTAtagttctatattattattattgatgatgCACGAACTGGTACACTACTTTTTTCTacgtatgtaattaataatatattatatttttttaataataaatatttttaagtatcataCTATGATGACCACCATAAAAtcctagataatattatagattcatgcaaacaacaaaataataatatctaataataacgaataatcgtaaataaaattatagttaaaaataaattcaataaaaatagttttagttttttttcaatcactcTACGTGTTGTAAGAACACGCTGTATACACCagcacattattttatataaaaaggctaagtaacaataataataataatataatattatgttattgttatggGCATACGACGACGCGCGACGTCGACATTttggagaaaaaataaataccaacactaaaaataaccaaaaaccAACTATATCCTTCTTATTGCTTCTTGAGATAGTAACCGATCgcctacatatttataattaagtagatAAAATGTTCTTAAATAGCTTCTTAAGATACGGcgaatgattataaaataattttctattatattgtgtaaaaggTGCCACGGGTCTATAGCCTTCCCTGCCTCACCGAATCATCAGTCATGGacacgatttaagatattatatctaatataatatattatatcttaaatcgtggtCATGGGTATAGTAAATTCGCTTGTACAAAATGAGGCTCAGCAGTCagcatagtataataatataatatattatgagtgacgtaaaattatagtttaacatCTGCACcagaaaatctaaaatatgtcCTATTTGCGGGATACTCGTAAAGTTAAAATACCTTAAAATGAGTTTTAAAACCGCTGTTTATTGCCGTATTTATagcacgattttttttttttttttgttatttacgcGTTCTTATTAAATAACGATTATTTTAAGTCCAGCTAATCTAGCAATGAAAACCTAttgaaagtttttaaaaacaaaacttactAATACGGTAATACGAACCGagtcattaatgaatttgacTAAGTGGATAGTATGTCGTAATATTTGCTATTCGATACGATCGAGGATGcgtaaatgattaatttaaatttgaatcgtttgttttaagaattttaccGATTTTCGtttgaaatgatttttatcttattttatgaaaattgatttttagatGTCTGTTGTAAGGCGATTACGAAAAGGAAGTCATACAAACATTCTTCGCGCCATCGCAATtcgcaattaaataaaatttactgcCACTACAcctcactattataatattgacttcAAAGCgtgtgttaaaaaattatcatttatttttatgtcggATTTTTagccatatttttattaagctgGTTACAAATTAGACGCATGTCAACGCGACAGACGAATTATAAACGAACGTAAATAAACGCAGGCAAACGCGGCATTTAAATCGTCCGTGTGTGGTGTAAAACCAGAATTACATtgggaaaatatttaattatagctgAAAATCGCAACCGAACGCGCGTCTTATTTATGTGTgtgaaataatgaaatgtgAATACACTCCCATAAGCTGCACGTTTAATTTTGAACGATCGCGATGTTTTAAAAACGCGGACGCGGGCGTTCGAATTGCCTAGTGGGTAATCCcctttagttattaattacaatattttgtgaagacaattttttagctacctattataaatgtacatatgaaattacatttacaattatgatttaataatattatatttatgaaaaaaaataaatttcgtattaaatgataaataatgttataatattaaattattaaatagtgaactttaaaaaaaaaaaatgtaaaataagcaatatagtgataaatatattattgcaatgCTCATAGTGGAAATGCAATCGACAATGGATTTAATTATTGAGgtttaacttcaaaattaagGCTCAAGAGCAAACACCTTTTAAAGCCCCTTCCAAGGGCGTATTTCTGGGGGGGCGATGGGGAGATCGCCCTCCCCAGAGcctctgtttttatttctatttaatagtacctactttaatattttcgtaattatgtgtaattatgatacaaaaaGTGTACAccgaataaagtaaaataattaaacattttggaaTAGCGCTCCTAGTTGTTTAAATAGgttaacatatacatttttgtatttttggttttttttttaaattgtatcaataagTCGCCCCCCCCTTGAAAATAGGGCCAGAGACGCCCTTGGCCCCTTCCTcatttaaagaattaatatCCGAGAGATCTTAGTAGCGTTCAaccattttctaaaattattttatacactttttattattattacgtgtgTTTCATTATATATCTAGGTGACTAGGTACACTATTTCATGAAGATTAACTAGTAGGCAGCATAATTAGTTAGtactaagtaatatatatatatattatat
Proteins encoded in this region:
- the LOC114132805 gene encoding docking protein 1-like isoform X1 — its product is MGCVSSKRKTGSNSLKFKVTNVDYSGNEINHGQIEITDSDLLMHYASEKSTISCALSTIRRYGYEDCMFCFEAGRSFPYGEGIFAFRSNDAENIFKTIKGKLQILNDKNIAKERASEGFFYASQLRTNRNEHEDVYDQVRFSGIRSFNRSNKKEESPYLELGSIKPCPTYANIILKPIENNEELVYSGNSYVTPKEEVTYTEVEIAVCKTKKKKELPVPSKTEIPEYTVIDFERTRHFNNRGLCSPNSGGRTYRTRHDVGAVTPP
- the LOC114132805 gene encoding docking protein 1-like isoform X2 produces the protein MHYASEKSTISCALSTIRRYGYEDCMFCFEAGRSFPYGEGIFAFRSNDAENIFKTIKGKLQILNDKNIAKERASEGFFYASQLRTNRNEHEDVYDQVRFSGIRSFNRSNKKEESPYLELGSIKPCPTYANIILKPIENNEELVYSGNSYVTPKEEVTYTEVEIAVCKTKKKKELPVPSKTEIPEYTVIDFERTRHFNNRGLCSPNSGGRTYRTRHDVGAVTPP